One segment of Purpureocillium takamizusanense chromosome 7, complete sequence DNA contains the following:
- a CDS encoding uncharacterized protein (COG:Q~TransMembrane:15 (o54-72i92-112o118-137i149-166o178-197i293-312o332-354i428-447o453-476i543-559o579-600i910-936o948-973i1037-1065o1143-1169i)~EggNog:ENOG503NYQW), whose product MDIVIHRFGSYEFSPFGTRVQPDEPPQTLLSTLGKAVAQVPWIQKVSEFAQSGTPQVVIFSISALWLVFGLLRHRRGTPDFKPKASAIRWRYELLSQVLRATSLGFLIAACIQGRVHWLNPALLTYCFLLGLTRLINHLRWRHTALHQVNAVMAATLMLLFAAQFLPCIQMGSGCSKSPALVGATAALAAALIIAMVTPREWVPPQIGYDIPGFEVPKEPAPEETCSWINYYCTYQWLTHIIWKGTMGKLDMAGIPKLAWYDEPLYLLRRVQGARSISKTTFWTTLRFMRTELLLMSLWIGSGYTVENVAPFGMYKLLEYLSSPNDAIYRPWVWLLLMFTGPVSRSILFQQYIFTSTRLIVRIKSAMTQELYHKALESMELEDDPFEVNSDKSKHDESSEKAQKSTSAGRLANLMAADVDAIFKSRDIMIVLVGVPAGTIVSLIGLYNMLGWASIVGTLILVLATPISVWLGKLMYTTQKRVRKAQDSRISLVTEYLASIRAIKYFAWEAPITDKIIAARAVEQKSLWNLAVLQAIINEVTQVFPYLALLVMFGIHIIVDKKPLEASTAFTTIYLVKNIRRNIMMASVFSRSFAGALVAFGRLDKYFESTVPLVKYPVGPLRICGGYFRRNKKAAFRLEDISLDFVEGGLNVISGQSGSGKTTLLLAILGETYLEGGNVTAPADIAFASQSAWLQNETIQDNILFGSPMEKARYDRVVAACCLPEDLKELPQRDQTVVGENGTSLSGGQKARVALARALYSKAPLLLLDDVFSALDAKTSAGVWKRCFCSDLLHGRTVVLVTQVPWISSQADMAILLEKGQVQSAEPNIGVVRQPIKIAEVLGGDVDDEETETETPPEPELQPNGDSFNDPNKVAPDSSVKNVVDEEMKASSNVGRLGMFQYMGYYGNPLFAISCLVGLFLSNVFYFGASFWLSIWVEAYKNKAHVDIAFYMGIFALFTFGELISYGLIVVLFEWGTWRAARKLHNDFIRGIMRVSLSWFKATPIGRITNRFSGDMASIDGSINGMLRATLDAFMMLFFRIGAVSAIMPVFMLPGIFTCFVGVIVGEMYTRTAVVIKRLTSSAQSPVFSQFADTLAGLSVIRARDGKAHDFGVELANKLRVWSAASETNYNCNRWVSVRIDFVTALVALFAGIIAVSKVGLVGAGLVGFSLTNANDLSQTILVLVRAMNELEVEMQSFHRVKEYVKLEAEDKDDKPYPDAGAGDYADDDAHMIPKNWPRSGEIEFRNVTIRYDPEGPDILSDVNLKFKAGQRVAVVGRTGSGKSTLVLSLLRFTDIVSGEILFDGVDITKVPRHRLRASLTIIPQEAVLFSGTVESNLDPTGLVPREKLEAALEHCKGIASFSGDTTEVDTGAEDDHDSTPENRRAQAITLSTEVDARGENFSHGQRQVLSLCRALIRKSKLMLLDEATASMDYETDRGIQQVLRNELEEFNDGRTLVTIAHRLRTIIDYDCVVVMSAGRVLE is encoded by the exons ATGGACATCGTGATCCATCGCTTCGGCTCGTACGAGTTTTCGCCTTTTGGAACCAGGGTTCAGCCAGACGAGCCTCCTCAGACACTGCTAAGCAC GCTCGGCAAGGCTGTCGCTCAGGTACCATGGATCCAGAAAGTGTCTGAGTTTGCCCAGTCGGGCACCCCTCAGGTGGTCATCTTTTCCATTTCAGCATTGTGGCTTGTATTCGGCCTGCTTCGACACCGCCGTGGCACCCCCGACTTCAAGCCAAAGGCTTCAGCAATACGATGGCGGTATGAACTCTTGTCCCAGGTGCTGAGGGCGACATCACTTGGGTTCCTTATCGCCGCGTGCATCCAAGGCCGTGTGCATTGGCTCAACCCGGCACTTCTAACGTACTGCTTCCTTCTCGGCTTGACTCGCCTCATCAACCACCTGCGATGGCGCCATACGGCTCTACACCAGGTCAACGCTGTTATGGCCGCCACTTTGATGTTGCTTTTCGCCGCTCAGTTTCTGCCATGTATTCAGATGGGCTCGGGCTGCTCCAAAAGCCCCGCGCTCGttggcgccaccgccgccctggccgctgCGTTGATCATCGCCATGGTCACCCCTCGCGAAtgggtgccgccgcagaTTGGATACGATATCCCCGGTTTCGAGGTCCCCAAAGAACCGGCTCCCGAGGAGACATGCAGCTGGATCAATTACTACTGCACGTACCAGTGGCTGACACACATCATCTGGAAAGGAACCATGGGAAAGCTCGACATGGCTGGCATTCCGAAGCTCGCGTGGTACGACGAGCCTTTGTATCTCTTGCGCAGGGTCCAGGGTGCCCGCTCTATATCCAAGACGACCTTTTGGACTACTCTCCGCTTCATGCGcacggagctgctcctcaTGTCGCTATGGATTGGCAGTGGCTACACGGTCGAGAACGTTGCCCCCTTTGGCATGTACAAGTTGCTTGAATACCTCAGCTCGCCCAACGACGCTATATACCGCCCATGGGTTTGGCTGCTCCTCATGTTCACGGGCCCCGTGTCTCGCTCGATCCTGTTTCAGCAGTACATCTTCACCTCGACCAGGCTGATAGTTCGGATCAAGTCTGCCATGACCCAGGAGCTCTATCACAAGGCTTTGGAATCCATGGAGCTTGAAGACGATCCGTTCGAAGTCAACAGTGACAAGTCCAAGCACGACGAATCCAGCGAAAAGGCGCAAAAGTCTACCTCTGCCGGTCGTTTGGCAAATCTGATGGctgccgacgtcgatgcAATTTTCAAATCTCGAGATATCATGATTGTTTTGGTAGGAGTTCCTGCAGGAACGATTGTTTCTCTCATCGGCTTGTACAACATGCTTGGCTGGGCCTCCATTGTCGGAACCTTGATTCTGGTCCTGGCAACTCCCATTTCCGTTTGGCTTGGCAAGCTCATGTACACCACGCAAAAGCGGGTGCGTAAGGCCCAGGACTCGCGCATATCCCTCGTCACAGAGTATCTCGCTTCGATCCGCGCTATCAAATACTTTGCATGGGAGGCGCCCATCACTGACAagatcatcgccgcccgtgctgTCGAACAAAAGAGTCTGTGGAATCTCGCAGTCCTTCAAGCCATAATCAATGAGGTGACTCAGGTCTTCCCGTACCTCGCCCTGCTGGTCATGTTTGGCATACATATCATTGTCGACAAGAAGCCCTTGGAGGCGTCCACCGCGTTTACTACCATCTATCTCGTCAAGAACATTCGCAGAAACATTATGATGGCCAGCGTCTTTTCACGATCATTTGCGGGCGCCCTTGTTGCCTTTGGACGGTTGGACAAATATTTCGAGAGCACCGTGCCGCTCGTCAAATACCCGGTCGGCCCGCTACGCATTTGCGGCGGTTATTTCCGTCGAAACAAGAAGGCAGCTTTCCGTCTGGAGGACATTAGTCTCGACTTCGTGGAGGGCGGCCTGAACGTCATTTCCGGCCAGAGTGGCAGTGGAAAGACGACTCTGCTGCTCGCAATACTCGGCGAAACCTATCTCGAAGGCGGCAATGTGACGGCTCCTGCCGACATTGCATTCGCGTCCCAATCTGCGTGGCTCCAGAACGAAACCATCCAGGATAACATCCTATTCGGCAGTCCCATGGAGAAGGCTCGATATGACAGAGTCGTGGCAGCATGCTGTCTCCCAGAGGATCTCAAGGAGCTACCACAGCGTGACCAGACGGTCGTGGGAGAGAACGGGACATCTCTTTCGGGCGGTCAGAAAGCACGGGTTGCCCTGGCTAGAGCCCTATATTCGAAGGCACCTCTGCTGCTCTTAGATGATGTCTTCTCAGCTCTCGACGCGAAGACGTCAGCAGGGGTGTGGAAGCGTTGCTTCTGTAGTGATCTTCTTCATGGCCGCACCGTAGTGTTGGTCACTCAAGTCCCTTGGATATCATCTCAGGCAGACATGGCAATTTTGCTCGAAAAGGGTCAGGTACAAAGTGCAGAACCTAACATTGGTGTCGTACGCCAGCCGATCAAGATCGCCGAGgtgcttggcggcgatgtcgacgatgAAGAGACTGAAACGGAAACGCCTCCTGAACCAGAACTGCAGCCGAACGGCGACTCCTTCAACGACCCGAACAAGGTTGCTCCGGATTCCTCGGTCAAAAACGTCGTTGATGAAGAGATGAAGGCGTCAAGCAATGTTGGACGCCTTGGTA TGTTCCAATACATGGGTTACTACGGAAACCCGTTGTTCGCCATATcctgcctcgtcggcctcttcctctccaACGTGTTTTATTTTGGCGCCAGCTTTTGGTTGTCAATCTGGGTCGAAGCTTACAAAAACAAAGCACACGTCGACATTGCCTTTTACATGGGCATTTTTGCCCTCTTCACCTTTGGCGAACTCATCTCATATGGCCTGATCGTCGTCTTGTTCGAGTGGGGGACCTGGCGTGCCGCTAGAAAGCTTCACAACGACTTCATCCGCGGCATCATGCGCGTGTCTCTGTCTTGGTTCAAAGCAACGCCAATCGGCCGCATCACCAACCGCTTCTCTGGGGACATGGCGTCCATTGATGGATCGATTAATGGCATGTTGCGCGCAACGCTGGATGCCTTCATGATGCTCTTCTTTCGCATCGGTGCGGTCAGCGCCATCATGCCGGTATTCATGCTCCCCGGCATTTTTACCTGTTTTGTCGGCGTCATAGTTGGGGAGATGTACACGCGGACGGCCGTTGTGATAAAGCGGCTCACATCTTCGGCCCAGTCTCCGGTCTTCTCCCAATTTGCCGATACCCTGGCCGGGCTCTCAGTCATCAGAGCCAGAGACGGCAAGGCTCATGActttggcgtcgagctggcgaACAAATTAAGAGTTTGGTCCGCTGCCTCGGAAACAAACTACAACTGCAATCGTTGGGTCTCCGTCAGGATCGACTTTGTCACTGCTCTCGTGGCTCTTTTTGCGGGCATCATAGCCGTGTCTAAagtcgggctcgtcggcgccgggcttgttggcttctccttgaccaACGCCAACGACCTGAGCCAAACCATTCTCGTTCTTGTGCGGGCCATGAACGAGCTCGAAGTTGAGATGCAAAGCTTCCATAGGGTCAAGGAGTATGTGAAGCTGGAGGCCGAGGATAAGGACGACAAGCCATACCcagacgcgggcgcgggcgactaTGCGGACGATGACGCACACATGATTCCCAAGAATTGGCCGCGATCTGGGGAGATCGAGTTCCGCAACGTTACCATCAGATATGATCCTGAAGGTCCAGACATCCTGTCCGATGTCAATCTCAAGTTCAAAGCTGGGCAGCGCGTGGCAGTCGTCGGACGAACAGGGTCGGGCAAGAGTACT TTGGTTCTCTCCCTCCTTCGATTCACTGACATTGTCAGTGGCGAAATCTTGTTCGATGGTGTCGACATCACAAAGGTCCCACGCCACAGACTCCGAGCGAGCCTGACCATCATTCCTCAAGAAGCTGTGCTGTTTAGTGGGACTGTTGAGTCCAACCTCGATCCCACCGGCCTGGTCCCTCGAGAGAAACTTGAGGCGGCATTGGAACATTGCAAAGGAATTGCGTCGTTCTCCGGTGACACGACTGAAGTGGACACCGGCGCAGAAGACGATCACGACTCGACGCCCGAGAaccgccgcgcccaagcCATTACGCTGTCAACGGAGGTggacgcccgcggcgagaaCTTCTCGCACGGCCAGCGGCAAGTCCTGTCGCTGTGCCGTGCCCTGATCCGGAAGAGCAAACTGatgctcctcgacgaggcgaccgCGAGCATGGACTACGAGACCGACCGCGGGATCCAGCAGGTCCTGCGcaacgagctcgaggagtTCAACGACGGCCGCACCCTGGTCACGATTGCGCATCGCTTGCGCACCATTATAGACTACGACTGTGTGGTGGTTATGAGCGCCGGTAGAGTCTTGGAGTGA
- a CDS encoding uncharacterized protein (EggNog:ENOG503P2DZ~TransMembrane:2 (i354-372o392-411i)) has translation MSTSHPPLSTMTKLSAPCKNHCPQLEARTWYWAQSKAEQYETQKSCIADFTFSPRTDARGVSLIFVNAVGGLGPNDKALRNCDVCRSALTSEFDMPPIWWEDHYVQASSYFGFREVPESAAKQKGTVSWCRFKVKHTTSVPEKAKVDYHWAKLNVFSRWYSSLNHTVILIFDPEKMRYRDDGLRVEFERSLMDIVREDDLADPFWIYPPLIDFVVRAQDKAVWQIRDLVRSIEKSRDDHAQEASILGSVSFLNMYDYQRHAVHVCETLEVAISTTEWIEKHHDGFLNGLKRGSKSMASRNITNGLLDKQNFLTGLLHRSDSNKARLNSEIGLAFNTVSVEIANATKRDSSAMRTIAFVSLLFLPATFTSAIFSTTFFKFDDNSSAWQVSDMFWLYWVVAIPLTAAAVLVWYGKSLPHKLDSLRRHATSIAGRRSHGRGERSMEEGSRENTRSVRSWTEKGDSGIC, from the exons ATGTCCACCTCGCATCCGCCTCTAAGCACCATGACGAAGTTGTCTGCGCCGTGCAAGAACCACTGCCCGCAGTTGGAGGCAAGGACGTGGTACTGGG CGCAGTCAAAGGCAGAGCAATACGAGACGCAAAAGTCATGCATTGCCGACTTCACTTTTAGTCCGCGCACTGATGCGAGAGGTGTCTCTCTCAT TTTTGTCAATGCCGTAGGGGGCCTTGGGCCGAACGACAAAGCTCTCCGAAATTGCGATGTTTGCCGGTCAGCCCTGACTTCCGAATTCGACATGCCCCCGATATGGTGGGAAGACCATTACGTGCAGGCCAGCAGCTACTTTGGATTTCGAGAAGTTCCAGAGTCTGCGGCGAAGCAGAAGGGAACAG TATCATGGTGTCGCTTCAAGGTCAAGCACACAACTAGCGTGCCCGAGAAAGCCAAGGTGGACTATCATTGGGCAAAGCTGAATGTGTTTTCGCGCTGGTACAGTTCGCTGAACCATACCGTCATTCTCATCTTCGATCCAGAAAAGATGCGGTACAGAGATgacggcctgcgcgtcgAGTTTGAGCGAAGCCTTATGGACATTGTCAGAGAGGACGATCTGGCCGACCCCTTCTGGATCTACCCACCCCTCATCGACTTCGTCGTCAGAGCTCAAGACAAGGCTGTGTGGCAGATACGTGATCTGGTCAGGAGCATTGAGAAGAGTCGGGACGATCACGCGCAGGAAGCCTCGATCCTCGGGAGCGTCAGCTTTCTCAACATGTACGACTATCAGAGGCATGCGGTGCACGTCTGCGAGACACTCGAAGTCGCCATCTCTACGACGGAATGGATCGAAAAGCACCACGACGGCTTTCTCAATGGCCTCAAGCGTGGTAGCaagtcgatggcgtcgaggaacaTCACCAATGGCCTACTCGACAAGCAAAATTTCCTGACGGGTCTGCTGCACCGTTCCGATTCGAACAAGGCGCGGCTGAATAGCGAAATTGGACTCGCCTTCAACACAGTGTCCGTCGAGATTGCCAACGCGACCAAGCGAGATAGCTCTGCCATGCGGACCATTGCATTTGTGTCGCTGCTGTTCCTGCCGGCAACCTTTACGTCGGCCATTTTCAGCACAACATTCTTCAAATTCGACGACAACTCGAGCGCGTGGCAAGTCTCGGACATGTTCTGGCTGTACTGGGTCGTCGCTATTCCATTGACAGCTGCGGCGGTCCTGGTCTGGTACGGCAAGTCGCTGCCGCACAAGTTGGACAGTTTGCGGCGTCATGCTACCAGCATCGCCGGTCGCCGGTcgcacggccgaggcgaaCGGAGCATGGAGGAAGGTTCCCGTGAGAACACTAGGTCGGTCCGCTCTTGGACGGAGAAGGGTGACTCGGGTATTTGTTAG
- a CDS encoding Glycerate 3-kinase (BUSCO:EOG09261ONU~COG:S~EggNog:ENOG503P4CG) has product MAPTFEDDKAPICIPFILERLRAHREQQQQHHHDHNHHHQASSSAAAAERAAGDHVSAPAPPPLLIGLNGMQGVGKTTLVAALAGALEARGVRTLVCSVDDFYLTHADQRALAAAHPDNALVQHRGEPGTHDVALIRDVVSALARGIPTRIPHYDKAAFNGQGDRRPASTWTPVNNNSESPHNDNDDGDVHDQRQGPVQVVILEGWCVGFRALPPAAVEARWRAAAAATPSPSRSGGSTLRNHALEHLLFVNERLRAYDDALTDRLDAFVHVDSEDVGYVYAWRLEQEEALRRDRGGDPAAGMTPEQVVRFVDGYFPGYELYTDGVRDGVLPGRPGCQLRMVVGRDRKVKQVIRI; this is encoded by the exons atggcgccgacgtTTGAAGACGACAAGGCGCCGATATGCATCCCGTTTAtcctcgagcggctgcgggcgcaccgcgagcagcagcagcagcaccaccacgaccataaccaccatcatcaggcttcttcctctgcggccgcggcagaaAGGGCAGCCGGTGACCATGtctcggccccggcgccaccgccgctccTCATCGGCCTCAACGGCATGCAGGGCGTCGGCAAGAcgacgctcgtcgccgcgctggcgggcgcgctcgaggcgcggggCGTGCGCACGCTCGTGTGCAGCGTCGACGACTTTTACCTCACGCACGCGGACCAgagggcgctggcggcggcgcatcccGACAACGCGCTGGTGCAGCACCGCGGTGAGCCCG GCACGCACGACGTGGCGCTCATACGGGACGTCGTCTCGGCCCTCGCAAGGGGCATACCGACACGCATCCCGCACTACGACAAGGCGGCCTTTAACGGGCAGGGCGACCGCCGGCCGGCAAGCACCTGGACGCCGGTGAACAACAACAGCGAGTCTCCCcacaacgacaacgacgacggtgacgtcCATGATCAGCGGCAGGGCCCCGTGCAggtcgtcatcctcgagggCTGGTGCGTCGGCTTCCGCGCgctgccccccgccgccgtcgaagcccgctggcgcgccgccgccgccgcgaccccgAGTCCAAGCCGGAGTGGCGGCAGCACGCTGCGGAaccacgccctcgagcacctGCTCTTCGTCAacgagcggctgcgggcgTACGACGACGCGCTGACGGACCGGCTCGACGCCTTCGTGCACGTCGACTCCGAGGACGTCGGGTACGTGTACGCGTGGCGgctcgagcaggaggaggcgctgcggcgggacAGGGGCGGCGAtcccgcggcgggcatgaCGCCCGAGCAGGTGGTgcgcttcgtcgacggctACTTTCCTGGGTACGAGCTGTACACGGACGGCGTGAGGGATGGAGTcctgcctggccggccgggctGCCAGCTGCGGATGGTCGTCGGGCGGGATCGAAAGGTGAAGCAGGTGATTCGCATATAG
- a CDS encoding uncharacterized protein (COG:S~EggNog:ENOG503P75Y): MGYKEKGSRLAAFVRGGSDSGAAAAGAPAPANTDDPDEKRPGTPHGRPSAVQSRQQLADAIKMPVPKHPRNVVAPVLHDPKAEPVASQGKIQSPRRSAQPPLSLPPVPRDSDSNHGDLFSGSQLGDNFMNSGLSTPHNEPEHMEEEVTPTAKRRNEVAVDMPVDDLARNPFALRTSSFLINDEGRVSVIDGNRRRLPPQMMDGFRDDGEDALNHKRPHTRYTLRQHHPVMPQAPATVRQVRVRKPPAPTQPSRIIEEADEPHSPAPSEDGAAWPEHRIRDSRRLRPYDRPWDDNHDLEDGCGDPQSVPERQRAQEPKRLPSAPSMQPRVVAQEHQSRDRKRRRPSAEYDDNMLSSMTFKDLQDEPFDGGDTRPNGLNGRELAAKLPSKLAQYRHLGDREQSQMFASMSMDDWEVAGDWFVDQFTDIMQRLKQARRDKRRLIRDFENEAAVREEAVRLRSETIDRQLAKMRQDGLRVVQDKIS, encoded by the coding sequence ATGGGATACAAAGAAAAGGGCAGCAGGCTGGCCGCCTTtgtgcgcggcggctctgacagcggggcggcggcggccggagcgcctgcgcctgccaACACCGATGACCCTGACGAGAAGCGTCCTGGAACGCCCCATGGGCGTCCGTCCGCCGTACAAAGCcggcagcagcttgccgacgccatcaagaTGCCTGTCCCGAAGCATCCTCGGAACGTTGTGGCTCCAGTGCTGCACGACCCAAAGGCGGAGCCCGTCGCCAGTCAGGGGAAGATTCAGTCCCCACGACGCAGCGCGCAGCCacccctctctctccctccgGTGCCCAGAGACTCCGACAGCAATCACGGCGACCTCTTCTCAGGCTCCCAGCTCGGTGATAATTTCATGAACTCGGGCCTGTCCACCCCCCACAACGAGCCTGAGCACATGGAGGAAGAGGTCACGCCGACAGCCAAGCGTCGCAACGAAGTAGCTGTCGATATGCCAGTGGACGACCTTGCGCGGAATCCCTTCGCACTACGCACCTCTTCTTTTCTCATCAATGACGAGGGCAGGGTGTCAGTCATTGATGGCAACAGGCGCCGACTTCCTCCGCAGATGATGGACGGCTTCcgtgatgacggcgaggacgccttAAATCATAAAAGACCTCATACCAGGTACACCCTCCGTCAGCACCATCCTGTCATGCCTCAAGCCCCCGCCACAGTCCGTCAGGTCCGAGTCAGGAAGCCACCGGCCCCTACTCAGCCCTCAAGAAtcatcgaggaggccgacgagccgcaCAGCCCGGCGCCATCCGAGGACGGTGCAGCTTGGCCAGAACATCGCATCAGAGACAGCCGGCGATTACGGCCATACGACCGCCCCTGGGATGATAATCATGACCTTGAGGACGGCTGTGGGGATCCACAATCTGTACCGGAACGACAGCGCGCGCAAGAACCTAAACGACTGCCAAGCGCACCATCGATGCAACCCAGGGTGGTGGCTCAGGAACATCAGTCCAGAGACCGCAAgcgacgccggccgagcgCCGAGTACGACGACAACATGCTCAGTTCCATGACATTCAAGGACCTGCAGGATGAGCCCTTTGACGGCGGTGACACGAGACCGAACGGACTCAATGGGCGGGAGCTAGCCGCCAAGCTCCCCTCGAAACTGGCCCAATATCGTCATCTGGGCGATCGGGAACAGAGCCAGATGTTTGCTTCCATGTCCATGGATGACTGGGAGGTAGCTGGCGACTGGTTCGTGGACCAGTTCACCGATATCATGCAGAGGCTGAAGCAGGCGCGGCGAGACAAGCGACGCCTCATCCGCGACTTTGAAAACGAGGCCGCGGTGCGCGAGGAGGCCGTGCGGCTCCGCTCAGAAACGATTGACAGGCAGCTGGCCAAGATGCGCCAAGATGGGCTGCGCGTGGTGCAGGACAAGATTTCATaa
- a CDS encoding uncharacterized protein (COG:S~EggNog:ENOG503NYVU~TransMembrane:4 (i227-249o264-283i303-321o333-358i)): MDSPSSPSPPRPPNRASVSVQTAASGTTDNTTALRLRPPRSLPPWIDSYEKRYGQPPDDQLRLLSPPSRTVRPQHNSTPDQPRRRVSKDGFVAWEDPQLGPAQDARARIPHFLRHGRASMRGRKWDHLRTADPVIVPGYYSPATAAPALAWHDFLHSSAWGRAPGEESEVLDYEAMRKLQPNFDRRPDDNVNPHDAKAKGHGSRRRRTVAFYKRAWNVLIRHSLSPLLFRLAVAVTSILALAVAGRILVLEDSHDRETAERTQSLVAIVVDCVAIPYTGYMIYDEYTGKPVGLRSGVSKVRLILLDLFFIIFKSASTALAFESLVYHNVRETNLLHLAAALGAFELVGLISWTMNFIVNVFRTVERLGGGDPDTGAGHS, from the exons ATGGactccccctcctcaccgTCGCCTCCAAGACCGCCAAACCGCGCGTCGGTCTCGGTccagacggccgccagcggcacgaCGGACAACACCACGGCCCTCCGCCTGCGGCCCCCGAGATCTCTCCCCC CCTGGATCGATTCATACGAAAAGCGCTATGGCCAGCCCCCCGACGACCAGCTCCGCCTGCTGAGCCCCCCATCGCGCACCGTTCGCCCCCAGCACAACTCGACCCCCGAccagccccggcgccgcgtctccaaagacggcttcgtcgcctgGGAAGATCCCCAGCTCGGCCCCGCGCAGgatgcccgcgcccgcatcCCCCACTTCCTGCGTCACGGCCGCGCCTCGATGCGCGGCCGGAAGTGGGACCACCTGCGGACGGCCGACCCCGTCATCGTGCCCGGCTACTACTCGCCTGCCACGGCTGCCCCGGCCCTCGCCTGGCACGACTTCCTCCATTCCTCCGCCTGGGGGCGCGCTCCCGGGGAGGAGTCCGAGGTGCTTGACTACGAGGCCATGCGCAAGCTCCAGCCCAACTTTGACCGACGTcccgacgacaacgtcaaCCCGCACGACgcaaaggccaagggccatggctcgcgccgccgccgcaccgtcgCCTTCTACAAGCGGGCGTGGAACGTCCTCATCCGCCActcgctgtcgccgctgctgtttcgtctcgccgtcgccgtcacctctatcctcgctctcgccgttgccgggcgcatcctcgtcctcgaagaCTCTCACGACCGCGAAACGGCCGAGCGCACGCAGtctctcgtcgccatcgtggTAGACTGCGTCGCCATTCCCTACACCGGCTACATGATCTACGACGAGTACACGGGCAAACCCGTGGGCCTGCGCTCGGGCGTCTCCAAAGTCcgcctcatcctcctcgacctcttCTTTATCATCTTCAAGTCGGCCAGCACTGCTCTGGCCTTTGAGAGCCTTGTCTACCATAACGTGCGCGAGACGAACCTCCTTCATCTCGCGGCGGCTCTCGGCGCCTTTGAGCTCGTCGGGCTCATCTCCTGGACCATGAATTTTATTGTAAACGTCTTTCGCACTGTCGAGCGgcttggcggtggcgacCCGGACACTGGCGCTGGGCACTCATGA